One genomic window of Pempheris klunzingeri isolate RE-2024b chromosome 12, fPemKlu1.hap1, whole genome shotgun sequence includes the following:
- the golga7bb gene encoding golgin subfamily A member 7B, whose product MATEFHNLQELRHNASLVTKVFIQRDYSEGTVCRFLTKFPSELDNRIERTLLEETVKTLNSYYVEAEKIGGQSYLEGCLACATAYIIFLCMETRYEKVLRKISSYIQEQNEKIYAPRGLLLTDPIERGMRVLEISVFEDRGSGSSSPSSSMSSAGSSAR is encoded by the exons ATGGCGACAGAG TTCCATAACCTTCAGGAGCTGAGGCACAATGCATCGCTGGTAACGAAGGTGTTTATACAGAGAGACTACAGCGAAGGAACGGTGTGCCGGTTCCTCACCAAGTTCCCCTCAGAGCTGGACAACAGG ATTGAGCGAACGTTGCTCGAGGAGACGGTGAAGACCCTAAATTCTTATTATGTGGAGGCCGAAAAAATTGGAGGTCAGTCGTACCTGGAAGGATGTCTGGCTTGTGCAACAGCTTATATCATCTTCCTGTGCATGGAGACACGCTATGAGAAG GTGCTGAGGAAGATATCAAGCTACATCCAGGAACAGAATGAGAAGATCTATGCTCCTAGAGGTTTGCTGCTCACAGACCCCATAGAAAGAGGAATGAGGGTT CTGGAGATCAGTGTGTTTGAAGACCGGGGCTCGGGCAGCTCcagtcccagcagcagcatgtcGTCGGCAGGCAGCAGCGCTCGGTGA